Proteins from a single region of Sporosarcina sp. P33:
- a CDS encoding YybS family protein yields MQDQARRITYGAMMVALFAILLALTLYVPLLGMLTLLLIPLPVTLYRLRYDRLSTLLVTVCTWLITLLIGGLLSIPSAIVLSLVGFVIGDTVRTGKSKLYVFMATGVALLISLSLLYLGTVWFMKINPIDQLLQQFETIQEEALVILAGMGNSTRDMERVVAEAFTYYQTIVPSLFILSVFIASYFFVMPILAIASRLRFEVPKFASFRSMRLPFATVLAYLALLLISILSQPEQGTTFYLMEANAILIFRFLFFLQGLALIYYALQKMKLPLIVNVPAALLAMFLSPFTVMLGVLDIAINIRAWIDKDKRA; encoded by the coding sequence ATGCAAGATCAAGCAAGGAGAATTACGTATGGTGCTATGATGGTAGCACTCTTCGCCATATTACTGGCGCTGACTTTATACGTACCATTACTCGGCATGTTAACATTGTTGCTGATTCCGTTGCCTGTTACACTTTATCGTTTGCGTTATGACCGGCTTTCCACCCTGCTGGTGACAGTATGCACGTGGCTCATCACCTTGCTGATTGGCGGATTGCTCTCCATCCCTTCGGCTATTGTATTGAGTCTGGTTGGATTCGTGATCGGTGATACTGTGCGCACAGGCAAGTCAAAACTGTATGTATTCATGGCAACAGGCGTCGCATTGCTCATTTCACTAAGCCTGCTGTACCTAGGTACGGTATGGTTCATGAAGATTAATCCGATTGATCAGCTGCTGCAGCAATTTGAAACGATTCAAGAAGAAGCACTCGTTATTCTGGCGGGAATGGGAAATTCGACAAGGGATATGGAACGGGTTGTAGCGGAGGCGTTTACGTATTATCAGACCATAGTGCCGTCACTGTTTATCTTATCGGTTTTCATAGCGTCTTATTTTTTCGTTATGCCCATTCTGGCAATCGCGTCACGTTTGCGTTTTGAGGTTCCTAAGTTTGCATCCTTCCGGTCTATGCGTCTGCCGTTTGCCACAGTGCTTGCCTACTTGGCATTGCTGCTGATTTCTATTTTATCGCAGCCTGAACAGGGGACGACGTTTTATCTGATGGAGGCAAATGCCATTCTCATCTTTAGATTCTTATTCTTCTTACAAGGTTTGGCGTTAATTTACTATGCATTGCAGAAAATGAAGCTGCCGCTAATTGTCAATGTGCCGGCTGCATTACTCGCCATGTTCCTCAGCCCTTTCACCGTAATGCTGGGTGTGTTGGATATCGCCATTAACATTCGTGCATGGATAGATAAAGACAAGAGAGCGTAG
- the rpsR gene encoding 30S ribosomal protein S18: protein MMAPRRGGRRRRKVCYFTSNNITHIDYKDVDLLKKFISERGKMLPRRVTGTSAKYQRKLTIAIKRARIMALLPFVQEER from the coding sequence ATTATGGCACCACGTCGTGGAGGTCGCAGACGCCGTAAAGTTTGCTATTTCACTTCTAACAACATTACACACATCGACTATAAAGATGTAGATTTGCTGAAGAAGTTTATCTCTGAGCGCGGAAAGATGTTGCCTCGTCGAGTTACTGGTACAAGCGCTAAATACCAGCGTAAATTGACGATTGCAATCAAACGTGCACGCATTATGGCACTTCTTCCGTTCGTACAAGAAGAGCGGTAA